One genomic segment of Streptomyces niveus includes these proteins:
- a CDS encoding globin: MNEIPRGTLSEQTFYEQVGGEKTFRRLVHRFYQGVAEDPLLRPMYPEEDLGPAEERFTLFLIQYWGGPRTYSDNRGHPRLRMRHAPFTVDRAAHDAWLRHMRVAIDELELSEEHERQLWDYMTYAAASMVNS; encoded by the coding sequence GTGAACGAGATTCCGCGCGGCACACTTTCGGAGCAGACCTTCTACGAGCAGGTCGGCGGGGAGAAGACCTTCCGGCGCCTGGTCCACCGGTTCTACCAGGGGGTCGCCGAGGACCCGCTGCTCCGGCCGATGTATCCGGAGGAGGATCTGGGTCCCGCCGAGGAGCGGTTCACGCTGTTCCTGATCCAGTACTGGGGCGGTCCCCGCACCTACAGCGACAACCGGGGCCATCCCCGGCTGCGGATGCGCCACGCCCCGTTCACCGTCGACCGGGCCGCGCACGACGCGTGGCTGCGGCACATGCGGGTGGCCATCGACGAACTGGAGCTCTCCGAGGAGCACGAGCGGCAGCTCTGGGACTACATGACGTACGCCGCCGCGTCGATGGTCAACAGCTGA